From the genome of Tripterygium wilfordii isolate XIE 37 chromosome 6, ASM1340144v1, whole genome shotgun sequence:
CAAAACCGGTATTGTAATTGGAGCCACCCGGGAAAGTAGAGTCCAAAGTTCGTTCAAAAAACCATGTCAAATCGAATCCAAAACTGTAATTGGAGCCACCCGGGAAAGTAGAGTCCAAAGTTCGTTCAAAAAATCATGTCAAATCGAATCAATCATCAAACCGATTGATTGACCGATCATGGTCAAATATATGTTATTAAGAATCGATTGAAAATTCgatcaaaaattgaaaaaaaaatttgacaataATCAATAGAATAGTCTGTtgtaaaaaattaacaaaaaaaaaggattgaaatcaaccataaacacCCTTACCGAATACGGCGTCACCATGATAGACAAATTAGACATACATATGTCAGGTTTGACCATCAAAAGCCAAGGATTTTTTTCCATAATCGTTGGTATAATTGTCAACTTCTAACATTAATTTCCACATGTTAATTTCAACCCTTTTCACTATTGTATGTGATAAGATCAGGATCCCACCAACCATTCTGCATTTTGGTTTTCCATACATACAGACCAATGAATGAACTGATCAAGACATGCATATATTTCATCGCAAGTACTCACATAGAAGATAGATTTGAAAGTAGTCGAGCATGGCAAAATCAGATCTTCACGCGGTGATGGTCTCACACAGTGCATTTGGTCATATAAGCCCATTTGTACAACTCTCAAACAAACTCTCCCTTCACAGAGTTCGAATTTCTTTCTTAACAGTTGCAGGCAATGTATCTCGTGTCAAATCTCTCCTTACTTCCTCACCAAACATTGAAGTAATTCCTCTGACTCTTCCTCCCATTGAAGGTCTCTCTGCAGACCTTCAGAACACCGCAGACATCAAACCATCAGATCACGGCCTCCTCAGCAATGCAATAGACCTCATGGAACCTCAAGTCCAGAACATTTTGTCCCATCTCAAACCCCATTTCATCTTCTACGATATGTGTCTGTCTTGGGTACCAAAAATAGCATCCGAACTCGGTATCCAACCACTCTGCTTCTCTGTTTTCTCTGCGGTTGCAGCTGCATATTGGACTTATCCTGCCAGGCCCAAGAATCCTTCACTGGAAGATCTCAAAAAACTCCCAAATGGGTTTCCTTCAACTAGCATCACTTCCATCCCCACTTTTCAAGCTCGTGACCTTATGTATGTCTTCACTAGCTTCAATGGACGCCCATCCGTCTTTGACAGATTTGTCGATTCGATTAATTCCTCCACCGCGTTTTTTATCAAGTCTTGCTACGAAATGGAATGGCCTTACTTGGATTTCACGGCGGCCCAATTCAGGAAACCCGTATTTTGTGCCGGCCCACTCGTACCCGACCCGCCATCCGGTATCCTTGAGGAGAAATGGGACACGTGGCTGAGCCAGTTCCCTTCCAAGTCTGTTATTTTCTGTAACTTTGGTAGTGAAACATTCTTGAGTGAAGATCAGATAAGAGAGCTTGTACTGGCCTTGGATCTTACTGGGCTACCATTTTTCCTTGTCTTGAAGTTTCCAGCAGAAGTTAATGGGGAGGCACATGTGAAGCAGGCCATTCCCAATGGGCTTCTGGAGAGAGTGAAGGGCAAAGGGGTTGTTCACATTAAGGGGTGGATCCAACAGCAGCTGATTCTGGGTCATGATAGTGTGGGGTGTTATGTGAATCACTCGGGATATAGTTCTGTGATTGAAGGAATAGTGAGTGAATGTCAATTGGTGTTTTTGCCTTTCAAGGGCGACCAATTCTTGAACGCAAAGTTAATGGCTGGGGACATGAAGGCAGGGGTGGAGGTAAATAGGGGAGATGAAGATGGGTATTTTGGGAAGGAAGATATTGTGGAGGCAATAAAAACAGTGATGATTGATGTTGATAAAGAGCCTGGTGCCTCCATTAGAACAAATAATAAGAAGTGGAGGGAGTTCTTGCTGAATAAAGAGATACAGGATAAGTTTATCACAGACATGGTTGAACAAATGAAAGCTATGGTTTAAAAGGCTTGTGCCCTTTTCTTTGTGTACCAATTCCGTGAAGTGTAAGTAATTTTCAAATTATTATGAATAAAAACacatttcttttaaaattccggCAATATACATTTTATATGTGTTTGTCAGGAGAACTAGAGAAAACCATGACCTCCATTCTCTTACAACTGAGGTACATGTATTCGACAGCCATAAAAGGAATGTTGTTTTTCCTGTAAACTTGTCCTGAGACCTATTCTGTGACAAATGCTGGACGTCCAGCCATACCGGTAAGGCATAGAAACAATCTACAACAATGCTAAATGTCAACATGTTTGACTAGATATATATTCCCATTTAAAACAGTCCATCAATTTATCGGCTTCGGGTGAAACCCTTTGATGGTCGGATCGGACGAGATCTGGACCTTTCGTTCTCAAGTGCCTCCAGGTTAGGTTTTGCTTTGCAATCTCATAAAAATGAATGTGCATTTTTGTTGTTTCGCATTTTACAGCTCATAGCAACAGTAAACAGTAATTTGTATTTGTGTGGTCTTTTTTTTCGGGTTCTCGTGTTCTTCTGGGGTTCTCTTGGTCCCATTTTATGGTTTTCTGGTTGGTTAGTGTACTCCATTTTATGGTTTTCTGGCTGGTTAGTGTACTCCATTTTATGAATGTGCATTTGTGCATTTTATGGAGTACACTCCATTTTATGAATGTGAAAAGGCAGAAGTACACACATGTACTGCTTTCCGATGGATGGGTCAATTCATATTGAATACAAGGGACATCAAGTTCGTAAGCAAAAAACAGCGAAGAAAGGTAACGTTATTTACATGATAAAAAATTGTAAGCCACTGCTTTCTATTCCCTGCCCTAGTGCTATAGATCAAGTTTCATACCCTGGTAAAtacaaacttctttttctttgctgGGTAGAGAATTAACGTCAATCCCTATAGGAGAAACCCAAGGAGACAAATAAGGAATGAAAACATGTCAGTCTCACAGACGGGAGAGGGAGAGAATGGTCTAACTTTCACCTGTGTAACGAATGAATGAGCCACCTCAGTGTCAACCTACCTCAAATATGCCAAGCAATGTGCATCCAGCAGCAACATCCAATTAGGAGTCGATAGGCAATGTCGAACAGCAACTTAAGCAACCTCGTGATACAAATCGATTGGGGTCATCTTCCCTGGGCGAAAGATCTGCAATATCTTGGCCAACAGGAGTTTGTCCCCTGCTTTTGCAAGATTATAAAAGAAATAATACTTAGGCTCACCAACTTTTAAAAGTCTTGCTCTGCAATTAAGCAAAAAAGACTGCAAACATTGAAGCAAGCTCTAACAAGAATGAAACCCTAAAGAAATCACAGATGAAAGAAGTAAACCACTTGGATCTCATATGAACATAACCATAAGAAACCAATCATCTTCTGAATTTTTTGCACAGTTTTATGAAGCCAAGAATGAAGTCATCTCAGATAATCCAGATTCAAAATATACATCCACTGATTTAacagaaactaaatagagattTCCTATAGGGAGTGTTTGCTGCATTCATCAGTAACCCTGTTGGCTTAGCAATTTCATAAATGTATAAAGCTCCATATAAACTATTTTTGAGGCCAAATCTATTTCACTGACTCACTGCAGTGAGGGGATGGCCAGAAGAAAATAGTCTAAAGGAACTAGTATAATTAAGTTCAGGTGGTAAACACTGGCCTCTTTCCAAAAGAATGTGTACTTGAAATCTTATTTTGGAATAATGTTCTAATATCTCTAGTTTCTTTATCCAAAGAGCATCAGGAACTTACAATTAATCCACTCTCTTTCAAATTTTCCAATGACTGGGCAAGCTCAATTTGTTTTGAAGTAGTTGCAAGAAGAGCCTGCAAAACTCAAAACCAGTTCCAGTAGCTGGTAACATAGAAGACAATCATAAATAGAAATTTGTGCGAGTATGATGCACTTCAAAGGAACTCCTGGTGAAAGAAAAAGATGGAACTTACTTTCTTTGTCTTCTGTAAGTCTTGTTCTATAGATTTGATGCGACTCAATGATTCACGAAGCATGTCCTCTTTCTCTGGAGGAATTTTTGTAGGCTTGTTAACCAATTCTGTTACCATGGCTTCTAAGTTTTGCAGCCTCTGCCAACATGGATGGAGTGAGTCCTCTTCTACCACTTGTGATACATGTTTTTGAGAACTCGAATCAAGCAACGGGGTGTTCAACTGATTCTCTGAACATCGATCTGCAAGTAGTACTATGAAAAATCTTCGCACCGATGGGAgtagtatatatacatatgccgCCAATTTCAGTATGAAGTGAATAAATGAAAATATTGCACGAGAAATGAATGTCGGTAGTCTTCCATGGGTAACTTCACTGATTAAATTATCTGTCAGAATCACCAAATTTAATAACATGTCAACAACTGGGTTGCAGAAGCACAAGTTACCATATTCAGTGAGAAGTTTCACATTGAACAGAAAAACACAGAATGACAAATAGACACTCTTGGTTACGATATTTAAAAACTAATACATCAAtgtccattgaggagctttctTCAGCATACTAATATCTACTAATAATCTAATATCAACTTCCTTCAGTGACTAGTCAAGTTATTTGATACAGAAAAAACTGCTATTGGGTAATCGTTTAAACGCATCGGAGTCGCATTGAGGCAGGCAACATCAGTTCCCCTATTCATAATTGCCCACAATTTTTTCAGCTTATAATTTCTATCAACCATTCGACAGAGTAAGTTTCCACCTACAAAGCATCATTTCAGACAGAATACTTCTAGGAGACAGCCAGAACACTTTCTCTGATGAGCTCGTATCAGGTAGAAGGAAATGCAAATTCAAAGGTAATTACCAATTTTTTCCCAAATAATCAGAAACTAACTGACAGGCCCAGCTTAAGATTTTAAATGGGCTTGGaagttcaaacacaacttgcaaCGACCAAACAAAATATTAGCCGATGCTGCCTATACCTGCCTATAGAGTCAAAAAGTACCAGTGACAGTAAATTTCAGTCAGCTAAACTCCATCAAACTCCTCAATAAATATCAACGGTAGCTAAGTTTACAAAGGTGAAAGTCTTAATTGATCAAAGATATGCAGGCATTGCCCTACACGTACATCCCAAATTGTAACTGCTACATCTTACTCCTATGCAAACCTTCATTGCTTCATTGAAACAGTATGCTAGTTACTAATTATGACAAAACAAGGCAACATATACTTGCAAGTTAGTAATTGAAACACGTACAAGTACAAATATACATATTACTCATGAAATCATTTGAAGAATAGGTACTAATGCACAAATTCATAGATCAAGGAATAAGTATTACTGAAAAATCACATACTAGTCAAACTTGTATCCTCAACTCTTAAGGAATCAACAGATTCAACCAGGCTGCTAAGAGACATAGGATCATTCATGATTCCCTGAAAAAGAAATGTACAAAAAAAGATTAAGAATCAAAGAAGTTGACCCAACATGTCAACATGTATGACTGGATATTATCTTTATTCCCATTTAAAACGGTCCATCAAACTAAAACTACACAATCAAACAAATGcagcaaaaaaaatttgcagaGACTATAAGGGATATgattttttgtgcaacttgcgGCAAGTTCATCCCAAGATATGTTCCaaacaattttctttcatttgaaatattttatttaattgtccttgtaaaagaaacaaattgttTCTTGAAGATTAATTAAATTTCAGGTAATAATAAGTTAGAAAGCATTTAGAGAAATTGTTTCAATAATATCTGGTTCAAACAAGTTAAAAAAGAacttgggaaaaaaattaacatatgCGTATATAATTTCCTCAGGAACCTACTTTGTTACGAGCTGGCTTTAACTGCAAGAAGCCTGAAGAATACTTCCTCACATCCGGTCCTGAATCAGCACAAGTTATTTCACCACTCGAAAACTGCATGATGAGGGTAAGTCCTTTTAAACATTATTGAAAACAGGTAGATAACAAAAGGATAAAATCAGTAGTTAACTAGTCAAGAGCTTGCCTTTGAGGGATAAAATTTGATTTCTAGGTCATCAATatcggacaagcttttcactttcctCATATAAATTGCATCTGCAGAGTGCACCAGCTGCTCATAGAAGATAGATGAACTTAATTTCAAGCAAGAACCACCAAAATCAAGGAATTAACTTGAAGATGACAAATTTTCAGATGTCGTTTAGGAGATTGATTACTAGCAGTATAGTAactaggatcatactttcattaTCTCTTGATCCTTCCATGGTCCTTTGTCAGATCTGAGGCACCCGCCTTCATTTGTGCACGAGCAAGTTCCACCAAGAAAATCAGGCAGTTGGCTGTTTATAAGGGAAAGTAGCAAGGTGGTTTTTAAGGAAAGAGTtgtaaaaataattttcaaaatattaaCATATTGCAGTGACACTAAACCAGAAAGTCCAACCTTGAGTCAATAAATTCCAGCAGTTTTTGGTGGAATTTGCTGCCCAAAACCTGTGGAAGAATAAAACGACACTTTTTATGAGTTAATAAAGCAGAATAacataaaataaagtaaatctaCCATGTGTGTACACCCATGGAGTAAATCTACCAAGAGTGTACACCACTGCAATACTCCAGAGGCCAATACCTCCATCCAATGCATGGCTAAGGGGACAGAAAACATTATTTTTCTCCCCCATCCCATTCCTTGGATTTAGATATTGGCCCCTAAAGTATTGAAGGGAGACACAATCCAATTTACAAATACTCTTACCAGTATTTTTGCCATGGTCTTTGGATCAAGAAAGCCTTT
Proteins encoded in this window:
- the LOC120001069 gene encoding phosphatidylinositol/phosphatidylcholine transfer protein SFH9-like isoform X2, translating into MPGETISSLENERSFDIETSEDDKRRARGRSLRQKAMNAPTRLTHSLKKHSKRTADCRYATISIENVRDAEEEKGVNAFRQALISKDLLPAHHDDYHTMLRFLKARKFDLDKTVQMWAEMLNWRKENGVDSISQDFIYEEYEEVQRYYPHGYHGVDKGGRPVYIERLGKIEPSKLMSVTTVDRFLKYHIQGFEKVFAERFPACSIAAKRHIDSTITILDVHGLNLMSFGKFAHDLVMRIQKIDGDNYPETLYQMLIVNAGSGFKLLWNTVKGFLDPKTMAKILVLGSKFHQKLLEFIDSSQLPDFLGGTCSCTNEGGCLRSDKGPWKDQEIMKLVHSADAIYMRKVKSLSDIDDLEIKFYPSKFSSGEITCADSGPDVRKYSSGFLQLKPARNKGIMNDPMSLSSLVESVDSLRVEDTSLTNNLISEVTHGRLPTFISRAIFSFIHFILKLAAYVYILLPSVRRFFIVLLADRCSENQLNTPLLDSSSQKHVSQVVEEDSLHPCWQRLQNLEAMVTELVNKPTKIPPEKEDMLRESLSRIKSIEQDLQKTKKALLATTSKQIELAQSLENLKESGLIGTNSCWPRYCRSFAQGR
- the LOC120000591 gene encoding anthocyanidin-3-O-glucoside rhamnosyltransferase-like; this translates as MAKSDLHAVMVSHSAFGHISPFVQLSNKLSLHRVRISFLTVAGNVSRVKSLLTSSPNIEVIPLTLPPIEGLSADLQNTADIKPSDHGLLSNAIDLMEPQVQNILSHLKPHFIFYDMCLSWVPKIASELGIQPLCFSVFSAVAAAYWTYPARPKNPSLEDLKKLPNGFPSTSITSIPTFQARDLMYVFTSFNGRPSVFDRFVDSINSSTAFFIKSCYEMEWPYLDFTAAQFRKPVFCAGPLVPDPPSGILEEKWDTWLSQFPSKSVIFCNFGSETFLSEDQIRELVLALDLTGLPFFLVLKFPAEVNGEAHVKQAIPNGLLERVKGKGVVHIKGWIQQQLILGHDSVGCYVNHSGYSSVIEGIVSECQLVFLPFKGDQFLNAKLMAGDMKAGVEVNRGDEDGYFGKEDIVEAIKTVMIDVDKEPGASIRTNNKKWREFLLNKEIQDKFITDMVEQMKAMV
- the LOC120001069 gene encoding phosphatidylinositol/phosphatidylcholine transfer protein SFH9-like isoform X3; the protein is MPGETISSLENERSFDIETSEDDKRRARGRSLRQKAMNAPTRLTHSLKKHSKRTADCRYATISIENVRDAEEEKGVNAFRQALISKDLLPAHHDDYHTMLRFLKARKFDLDKTVQMWAEMLNWRKENGVDSISQDFIYEEYEEVQRYYPHGYHGVDKGGRPVYIERLGKIEPSKLMSVTTVDRFLKYHIQGFEKVFAERFPACSIAAKRHIDSTITILDVHGLNLMSFGKFAHDLVMRIQKIDGDNYPETLYQMLIVNAGSGFKLLWNTVKGFLDPKTMAKILVLGSKFHQKLLEFIDSSQLPDFLGGTCSCTNEGGCLRSDKGPWKDQEIMKLVHSADAIYMRKVKSLSDIDDLEIKFYPSKFSSGEITCADSGPDVRKYSSGFLQLKPARNKGIMNDPMSLSSLVESVDSLRVEDTSLTNNLISEVTHGRLPTFISRAIFSFIHFILKLAAYVYILLPSVRRFFIVLLADRCSENQLNTPLLDSSSQKHVSQVVEEDSLHPCWQRLQNLEAMVTELVNKPTKIPPEKEDMLRESLSRIKSIEQDLQKTKKLLELVLSFAGSSCNYFKTN
- the LOC120001069 gene encoding phosphatidylinositol/phosphatidylcholine transfer protein SFH9-like isoform X1 — translated: MPGETISSLENERSFDIETSEDDKRRARGRSLRQKAMNAPTRLTHSLKKHSKRTADCRYATISIENVRDAEEEKGVNAFRQALISKDLLPAHHDDYHTMLRFLKARKFDLDKTVQMWAEMLNWRKENGVDSISQDFIYEEYEEVQRYYPHGYHGVDKGGRPVYIERLGKIEPSKLMSVTTVDRFLKYHIQGFEKVFAERFPACSIAAKRHIDSTITILDVHGLNLMSFGKFAHDLVMRIQKIDGDNYPETLYQMLIVNAGSGFKLLWNTVKGFLDPKTMAKILVLGSKFHQKLLEFIDSSQLPDFLGGTCSCTNEGGCLRSDKGPWKDQEIMKLVHSADAIYMRKVKSLSDIDDLEIKFYPSKFSSGEITCADSGPDVRKYSSGFLQLKPARNKGIMNDPMSLSSLVESVDSLRVEDTSLTNNLISEVTHGRLPTFISRAIFSFIHFILKLAAYVYILLPSVRRFFIVLLADRCSENQLNTPLLDSSSQKHVSQVVEEDSLHPCWQRLQNLEAMVTELVNKPTKIPPEKEDMLRESLSRIKSIEQDLQKTKKALLATTSKQIELAQSLENLKESGLIQGTNSCWPRYCRSFAQGR